One Cryptomeria japonica chromosome 9, Sugi_1.0, whole genome shotgun sequence genomic window carries:
- the LOC131034478 gene encoding uncharacterized protein LOC131034478, producing MSRSQSGSALSAHILKALCKNIHRCEKIRKISGQSVPNPLPSNHFNYSSIFNVNSRKYSAEASKDQKTPADNNNNNNPIVSDASIPPSERVLRLVDDIAGLTLNEVTDLTDVLRMKFDIKEMPIMTMMMPGMGMPIMPGDGAKAGAEAKPEEKQAAKNFFDLKLESFEAASKIKVIKEVRTFTDLGLKEAKELVEKTPGLLKKGVSKEEAEQIIAKMKDLGAKVVME from the coding sequence ATGAGTCGCTCACAATCTGGTTCTGCTCTTTCAGCGCACATTTTGAAGGCGCTTTGCAAGAATATACATAGATGCGAGAAAATAAGGAAGATTTCAGGTCAGTCAGTTCCTAATCCATTGCCAAGCAACCATTTCAATTATTCCTCTATTTTCAATGTTAATTCAAGGAAGTATTCAGCGGAAGCTTCCAAAGACCAGAAAACACCAGCagacaataataataacaataacccTATTGTCTCTGATGCATCCATCCCTCCTAGTGAAAGGGTTTTAAGGCTTGTAGATGACATTGCTGGCCTCACATTGAATGAAGTAACTGACCTCACTGACGTTCTTAGGATGAAGTTTGATATTAAAGAAATGCCCATTATGACCATGATGATGCCGGGGATGGGAATGCCAATAATGCCTGGGGATGGTGCCAAGGCAGGGGCGGAAGCGAAGCCTGAAGAAAAGCAGGCTGCCAAGAACTTTTTTGATTTGAAGCTTGAAAGTTTTGAAGCAGCTTCTAAGATTAAGGTTATCAAGGAAGTTAGGACGTTTACTGATTTGGGGCTCAAGGAGGCTAAAGAATTGGTGGAAAAAACTCCTGGGCTTTTGAAGAAAGGGGTTTCTAAAGAAGAGGCTGAGCAGATAATTGCCaaaatgaaggatttgggtgcTAAAGTTGTCATGGAATAG